A genome region from Leptodactylus fuscus isolate aLepFus1 chromosome 6, aLepFus1.hap2, whole genome shotgun sequence includes the following:
- the LOC142209185 gene encoding tripartite motif-containing protein 75-like, which translates to MASADLRDELNCSICLSFYTDPVSLRCGHNFCRSCIVSALDTQEATGEYSCPDCRAEYPERPALEKNRKLGNIVERFLSSQPDMEETRIFCTYCDSPVPALRTCLQCEASFCEKHLSRHSKSSEHILVEPTVTLEDRKCSKHKEVLKYYCPMDAACICVSCWVAGDHKGHDVDLLDVAFEKEKEKLQVIIDKLNSEREEAGRRVKDLKDHGIEQQEKSDRLAERVSDLFSDLREKLDNLEKKVQGEISRQKDQVSLSVCDVIRQLELHKDELTKVMNQLERLCNITDPLTFLQEHLNTGDIRDRSCDVISDVRDAQCLDEDIVSQILHRGLLRLAIDLKIKRQFPVMEKSDILLDIDTACKHIILSPDLRSASFTTKAQKRPDGPKRFNSRQVFSTCSFSSGRHYWEVDVSQADRWIIGVAGGSLERKVVGNDSYIGYNKNSWGLMLCEGLRVRHNNFQKVLVSDSPVQVVGIYLDYEAGRLSFYQLCDPVRHLYTFSDSFSEPLYPAFYVYEDCAIRLIDLPQNDNAKALK; encoded by the coding sequence ATGGCGTCTGCAGACCTGAGGGACGAGCTGAACTGCTCCATCTGCCTGAGCTTCTATACAGACCCCGTATCcctgagatgtggacacaacttctgccgCTCGTGTATTGTGAGTGCGCTGGATACACAGGAGGCGACTGGAGAGTATTCCTGTCCTGACTGCAGAGCAGAATATCCTGAGCGGCCGGCCCTGGAGAAGAACAGAAAACTGGGGAACATAGTGGAGCGTTTCTTATCTTCTCAGCCTGATATGGAGGAGACCAGAATCTTCTGCACTTACTGTGATTCACCTGTCCCGGCTCTCAGGACTTGTCTTCAGTGTGAGgcttctttctgtgaaaagcacttaaGTAGACACAGTAAGTCCTCAGAACATATTTTGGTTGAACCCACTGTTACCCTGGAGGACAGAAAATGCTCCAAACACAAGGAGGTACTGAAATACTATTGTCCTATGGATGCCGCctgtatctgtgtgtcctgcTGGGTGGCCGGAGACCACAAGGGACATGATGTGGATCTACTGGATGTGGCCtttgagaaggagaaggagaaattGCAAGTGATCATTGACAAACTGAACTCTGAGAGAGAGGAAGCTGGAAGAAGAGTCAAGGATCTTAAGGATCATGGGATAGAACAGCAGGAGAAATCAGACAGACTTGCCGAGAGAGTCTCTGATTTGTTTTCTGATCTCAGGGAGAAGCTGGACAATCTAGAAAAGAAAGTCCAGGGTGAGATTTCCAGGCAGAAGGATCAGGTGTCACTCTCAGTCTGTGATGTGATCAGACAACTGGAGCTACACAAGGATGAGCTGACCAAGGTAATGAATCAACTTGAGAGATTATGTAATATCACTGATCCATTGACTTTCCTACAAGAACACTTAAACACTGGTGACATCAGAGATAggagctgtgatgtcatcagtgatgTCAGAGATGCTCAGTGCCTAGATGAAGATATAGTCTCacagatattacacaggggactGTTACGCTTGGCTATTGATCTGAAAATAAAGAGACAGTTCCCAGTGATGGAGAAATCAGACATATTACTGGATATAGACACGGCTTGTAAACACATCATTCTATCACCGGATCTCAGATCTGCCTCGTTTACAACTAAAGCACAAAAAAGACCAGATGGGCCCAAGAGGTTTAATTCCCGTCAGGTCTTTAGCACCTGCAGCTTCTCCTCTGGGAGACATTACTGGGAGGTGGATGTGAGTCAGGCCGACAGATGGATCATTGGAGTGGCCGGAGGAAGTCTGGAGAGGAAGGTGGTGGGTAATGACTCTTATATTGGATATAATAAGAATTCCTGGGGTCTGATGTTGTGTGAAGGTCTTAGAGTGCGTCATAACAATTTCCAGAAGGTGCTGGTGTCAGACTCTCCTGTGCAGGTTGTCGGGATCTATCTAGACTATGAGGCCGGACGTCTGTCCTTCTATCAGCTGTGTGACCCCGTCAGGCACTTATACACCTTCTCCGACTCCTTCTCCGAGCCGCTCTATCCTGCTTTCTATGTCTATGAAGATTGTGCCATCAGATTAATAGATTTACCACAAAATGACAATGCTAAAGCCTTAAAATGA